Genomic segment of Bacteroidales bacterium:
CAGAAAGCATGGTACGGGCAGTGTTGGGTCCTATGCCACTCACTGAAATAAGCATTCTAAATAGTTCTCTTTCTTTTTTATCGGAAAATCCAAATAAGAGATGAGCATCTTCACGAACAATATGGTGCAAATAAAGTAAAATAGAATTTTGGGTTTGATGCTGAAGTTTTGAAAAGGTTTGCAATGAAATTTCTATTTTATATGCGATATTCGATGTTTCGATAATGGCATAAGTTGGAGTAATTTCGATTAAGGTTCCTTTAATGTATTCGTACATAGGCTATTCGTTTGTTGATTCTTTCTTGATACTTGCAACTGGATTTTGAGTAATTTCTTCGAATTCTTTTCGTTTGTGCCAAATATCAATAGCAGCATATAAAGCATTTCTAAACGATGATGGATTGGCCATATTTTTGTCGGCGATATCGAAAGCAGTGCCATGATCGGGTGAGGTTCTAACAATAGATAAACCAGCAGTATAATTTACACCTTCTTCAAAAGCTAATAATTTGAATGGTGTTAATCCTTGATCGTGATACATGGCTAATATTGCATCAAATTTTTTAAATGTTAAGGAGGCAAAGAATCCGTCAGCTGGATAAGGTCCAAAGGCTAATATTTTTTCTTCGCGTGCTTGTTTTATAGCTGGAATTATTTCGTTTTGTTCTTCGTTTCCTATAAGTCCGTTATCGCTGGCATGGGGATTAAGACCTAATACTGCTATTCTGGGACGATTTAACCCAAAATCTTTTAATAATGATTGGTGAATAAGCCTAATTTTATTTAGTATGACTTCTTTTTTTACATTTTTTGCGATTTCATTAATAGGAATATGTCCGGTGACTGTTCCAATTTTCAAGTTGTCGCTAATAAGAAACATGAGTGCTTGGTTGCCATTTCCAAACTTGCTTTGAAGATATTCGGTATGTCCAGGGAATTGAAATTGATTGGATTGAATAGATTGTTTATGAATAGGAGCAGTAACAATGGCATCTAGGAGTCCTTTTTTTAGGTCTTCGGTTGCTCTTTCTAGTGATAAGAATGCCGCTTTTCCACTCATAGGGGTTGCAGCACCGGGTTCTGCTTTAAATTCATCGTTTAAAACATTGATAAGGTTTGGGCGTTTTGGATTGGCTTCTATTGGATACTTGATAAGATTGAAACTAAAATTTTCTAATCCTATATTTTTTCTATAATAAGCAGCAATTTTAGACGAACCATATACAATGGGAATACACATTTCGTATATGCCTGCATCGACGAGTGTTTTTAATATTACTTCGTAGCCAATTCCATTAATGTCGCCGTGGGTAATTCCTATTTTAATTTTTGTCTTGTTCATATTACATCAATGTTATATTACTTGTTTCGGTATGTGTGGTTAAAGTAATTAATGGCAAACTGCCAGAAGAAATAAACATTTCTTTATATTTTTTATCGATAAGAAGGAAGGTTATGCCTTCTTTTTTTTCTGTTTTTTCTTTTACTTCAAATGTCCAAGTACTATCGCCTTGAAAATTGATTTTAATTTCTTTATCGGAGTAAAAAACACTTGCATTGAGTAAGGTTTCTTTAACACTTCCATCAGAATTGGTCGAATATACTTTGGTTGTTTTTATTGTTTTGTATTGTGTAGTATCTTCGGTTTGGGAGTCATTCGAACTTTGATGGTTATTATTTGAGTTCGAGCATGCAGATATAAAAATACTTAGTATGAATAAAATGGAAAAAAGGTTTTTCATAAAACAGAAGTTATTTAAGGGTTAAAAATTGTTGTAATTGTTTTTCTAACGCTGAAAGTTTTTTTTCGGCATCATGTTTTTTTGCTTTTTCGTTTTCTATAACTTGCGATGGTGCTTTGTTGACAAAATTTTCGTTTTGAAGTTTTTTGTTGACCGAATTTAAAAATCCCTGATAATATTCAATTTCTTTTTTTATTTTTTGAATTTCTTCATCGGCATTGATAAAATTACCCATTGGAATAAAATATTCAGTTGTGCCAACTAAAAATGCGGTTGCTGTTCCTTCGGGTTTAGAGAATAGAATATTTTCCAGATTTGCTAATTTTTTTACTATAGGTAAATATGGGGTAAGATGATAATTTGTTTGATGGATGTATAAAGTTAATTTTTCTTTTTGGGGAATGTTTTTATCGGTTCTGATATTTCTGATTTGTGATATAAGTTGTTTAATTTCTTCAAATTGTAGTAAAATTTTTTCATCTACTTTATTGGCTTGAGGATATTGGGAATACATAATACTTTCGCCTTTGTTGCGACTAGAAAGCGAATGCCATAATTCTTCGGTAATGAAAGGCATAAAAGGGTGTAAAAGTTTAAGCAGCGTGTCAAAAAATGCTAAGGTAGCTTCATAGGTTTGTTTGTCGATAGGCTGACCAAAGGGTGGTTTTATGATTTCGAGGTACCATGATGAAAATTCGTCCCAAAATGCTTTATATATTTCCATCAATGCTTCTGAAATACGGTATTTATCGAAATCATCTTCCGATTGTAGTATGGTATTGTTAATGCTGTTTTTGTACCATTCAACTGCTTTTTGAGCGTAGTCGGGCTGTGGAGCATCTTTATCAACCTGCCATTGCTGAATAAGGCGGAATGCATTCCAGATTTTATTGGCAAAATTGCGGCCTTGTTCGGTTAAACTTTCATCGAAGGGCAGGTCGTTTCCTGCGGGCGAGCATAGAAGCATACCAACACGAACACCATCGGCACCGTATTTTTGCATGAGCATAATCGGATCGGGTGAATTGCCTAATGATTTTGACATTTTACGCCCTAGTTTATCGCGTACAATGCCTGTTAGATAAACATTATGGAATGGTTTTTCGTTTCTATATTCATAGCCTGCAATAATCATACGCGCTACCCAAAAGAAAAGAATTTCGGGGGCTGTAATTAAATCGTTGGTTGGATAGTAGTATTGAATATCGGGATTGTTTGGATTGCGTATGCCATCAAAAACCGATAAAGGCCATAGCCACGATGAAAACCACGTGTCAAGTACATCAGGGTCTTGTTGAATTTGGTCTTTAGTAATGTAAGGATATTTCTTTTTTGCTAATTCAAAGGCTTGTTCTTCGGTTTCGGCAACCACAAAGTCGTTGGGGTTTTGATTGATATACCATGCAGGAATACGATGCCCCCACCATAATTGACGGCTTATGCACCAGTCTTTTACGTTTTCCATCCAATGGCGGTAAGTGTTTTTAAATTTAGGAGGAATGAGTTTAATGTTGTC
This window contains:
- the pdxA gene encoding 4-hydroxythreonine-4-phosphate dehydrogenase PdxA; amino-acid sequence: MNKTKIKIGITHGDINGIGYEVILKTLVDAGIYEMCIPIVYGSSKIAAYYRKNIGLENFSFNLIKYPIEANPKRPNLINVLNDEFKAEPGAATPMSGKAAFLSLERATEDLKKGLLDAIVTAPIHKQSIQSNQFQFPGHTEYLQSKFGNGNQALMFLISDNLKIGTVTGHIPINEIAKNVKKEVILNKIRLIHQSLLKDFGLNRPRIAVLGLNPHASDNGLIGNEEQNEIIPAIKQAREEKILAFGPYPADGFFASLTFKKFDAILAMYHDQGLTPFKLLAFEEGVNYTAGLSIVRTSPDHGTAFDIADKNMANPSSFRNALYAAIDIWHKRKEFEEITQNPVASIKKESTNE
- a CDS encoding valine--tRNA ligase, yielding MNIIESKYNPLEIEDKWYQYWLEHKLFKSIPDHREPYTIVIPPPNVTGVLHMGHMLNNTLQDVLIRRARMKGKNACWVPGTDHASIATEAKVVAKLKAEGIDKNNLTREEFLKHAWEWKEKHGGIILEQLKKLGASCDWDRTCFTMDPALSESVIKVFVDLYNKGLIYRGIRIVNWDPQAKTALSDEEVIYKEENSNLYYVKYFVEGTDEYIPVATTRPETILGDTALCVNPNDERYQKYHGKKVRVPLVNRIVPIITDEYVEMDFGTGALKVTPAHDPNDYELGIKHNLDVIDTFNEDGTLNEKAQLFVGIDRFEARKLVAQELEKQGLLLKTESYLNKVGYSERTHVVIEPRISTQWFLKMKKLSEPALENVMNDNIKLIPPKFKNTYRHWMENVKDWCISRQLWWGHRIPAWYINQNPNDFVVAETEEQAFELAKKKYPYITKDQIQQDPDVLDTWFSSWLWPLSVFDGIRNPNNPDIQYYYPTNDLITAPEILFFWVARMIIAGYEYRNEKPFHNVYLTGIVRDKLGRKMSKSLGNSPDPIMLMQKYGADGVRVGMLLCSPAGNDLPFDESLTEQGRNFANKIWNAFRLIQQWQVDKDAPQPDYAQKAVEWYKNSINNTILQSEDDFDKYRISEALMEIYKAFWDEFSSWYLEIIKPPFGQPIDKQTYEATLAFFDTLLKLLHPFMPFITEELWHSLSSRNKGESIMYSQYPQANKVDEKILLQFEEIKQLISQIRNIRTDKNIPQKEKLTLYIHQTNYHLTPYLPIVKKLANLENILFSKPEGTATAFLVGTTEYFIPMGNFINADEEIQKIKKEIEYYQGFLNSVNKKLQNENFVNKAPSQVIENEKAKKHDAEKKLSALEKQLQQFLTLK